Part of the Candidatus Equadaptatus faecalis genome is shown below.
GATGCCAACAAATCAGCATGGGTTGGTACAGGTAACAAAGGTTTCAACCGTGACACAGCACGTATGTTCTTCCGCCGTCAGATTACAGAAGACACCTACTTTGACTCACAGTTCCGTCTTGGATCAGGCTGGTCAACAGCAAATCCTGATGACGGTAAAGGCGAAGGCTCAACATTCTCAACGCGTAAATTCTACGTTGGTACAAAACTCCCGTTCTGGGGACTCGAAGTTAAAATAGGACGTTCACAGTTTGACTGGGAAGGCGACTACGGTCTCTACGCAGACGAAGACGCTCTCATCGGCGACTGGCGTATGGACGGTTTCTGGTTCACAAAGAAATGGAACAAAGTGAAACTTGATGCAGTCATCGGACGTAACAGCTCAGGCGGCAAACGTTTCTACTATGAGAACCAGAACAAAAACGATCACATGCTTTATAGCCTTAACCTCAAATGGACACCGACAGATAAACTTACACTCGGCGGTATGGCATACTGGATGGCCGGTGACAACGGTTTCTGGACAGATGCAACAAAAGAAGCAGACGGATTCTGGACAAGCCACGGCAGCGTGCACACCTACGGTGTAACAGCCGGCTACAAATTCGCAGACGGTATTGCCCTCAAAGGCGTTTACTACTGGCAGAAAATTATGCAGCCCACAAACGATCTTGACGAAAACCAGTATGCATTCAAAGTTATTCTTGACGTCAAACAGAACGTTCTTAAGTTCACAGACCTCTGGGTTGAATATGCGCAGATGAAGAACGGCTTCGGCGGCAACAATGGAGCAAACAACGGCGTTAACTGCTACTCAATGGGCAGCTTCTCAACAGAACCGTCAGTATTCTACTCACGCCCGGTTAACAACGAAGTTTCAAAAATCTGGCACATCCAGCTTAACCAGAAATGGAACAAAAAATGGAGCACATTCCTCCGCGGCACATTTGCCAACTGGTCAACAGACGGACAGGACAATG
Proteins encoded:
- a CDS encoding S-layer homology domain-containing protein, which translates into the protein RYEVAAMVARAVAAGDAKHASKKDVELLKKLCVEFKDELAALGAKTDKLDKRVTKLEKGIGSWQISGRFKFYANFANGDYADANKSAWVGTGNKGFNRDTARMFFRRQITEDTYFDSQFRLGSGWSTANPDDGKGEGSTFSTRKFYVGTKLPFWGLEVKIGRSQFDWEGDYGLYADEDALIGDWRMDGFWFTKKWNKVKLDAVIGRNSSGGKRFYYENQNKNDHMLYSLNLKWTPTDKLTLGGMAYWMAGDNGFWTDATKEADGFWTSHGSVHTYGVTAGYKFADGIALKGVYYWQKIMQPTNDLDENQYAFKVILDVKQNVLKFTDLWVEYAQMKNGFGGNNGANNGVNCYSMGSFSTEPSVFYSRPVNNEVSKIWHIQLNQKWNKKWSTFLRGTFANWSTDGQDNAKEYGLGVKYKLNPAITFMLAYDVIDYGDNNTYAGAFSKKVMEGKDNVLMFQTDVKF